A single Streptomyces mirabilis DNA region contains:
- a CDS encoding Hsp70 family protein, whose amino-acid sequence MGSDEAKVVAAVDFGTHGTGFAWTVRTPLNDDPLTRRVQFFTRFPGRQLDSPKNLTAILVTDGGDTVAWGHEARARWVEALTKGESEGLGYAYAFKTALKSGGSMADLPITGGFVDRTDRGLIRELVTAYLKEIRELATAEIKRMTYTEREVRWCITVPAIWDDEDKAVLRRLAVDAGFPGDPERLLLAIEPEAAALYCHLRMPGAASDPHRRARLPLHLDGFRSVVVDCGGGTVDITAYESHGDAGPSIALREIGLATGGWLGSEYVNQAFLDKTLGDRFGQAALKRIERDHPGELLKLSGQWERAKATVELDREADAVAHALDPVRIEVPVTVWDLLDEPVRARLTRDAAGLPRQIVLPPEEVEGLLDERVDGILDKVAEQLATIGRTSGAGAEPETLVLVGGFARSPWLRERMRARFGERHRILVPPDPALAVLEGAVHFAYRPDVFVSRQAKYTYGFETAKPFEEGVDSTMRMYRDDEGDLLCIGRFGVAVRRMDSVRVNDAHPFRIVPVREDQDELDVRLYRSAKADPRYVDEDGCEEIGRLTVDLSGTVGRPLRERPIMLLFYFGAAELRVEVFDPATGETRQVSVDFDRV is encoded by the coding sequence ATGGGATCGGACGAAGCCAAGGTGGTGGCGGCCGTCGACTTCGGCACGCACGGCACCGGCTTCGCCTGGACGGTGCGAACGCCGCTCAACGACGATCCGCTGACCAGGCGGGTGCAGTTCTTCACCCGGTTCCCGGGCCGGCAGCTGGACAGTCCGAAGAACCTCACCGCGATCCTGGTGACGGACGGCGGGGACACGGTCGCCTGGGGCCACGAGGCGCGCGCTCGGTGGGTCGAGGCCCTGACGAAGGGGGAGTCCGAAGGGCTCGGCTACGCCTACGCCTTCAAGACGGCGCTGAAGAGCGGCGGTTCGATGGCGGACCTGCCGATCACGGGCGGCTTCGTCGACCGCACCGACCGCGGTCTGATACGGGAACTGGTCACCGCCTACCTCAAGGAGATCCGCGAACTGGCGACCGCGGAGATCAAGAGGATGACGTACACGGAACGAGAGGTCCGCTGGTGCATCACCGTCCCCGCGATCTGGGACGACGAGGACAAGGCGGTGCTGCGGCGACTGGCCGTGGACGCGGGGTTCCCCGGCGATCCGGAGCGGCTGCTGCTGGCCATCGAGCCGGAGGCGGCGGCCCTGTACTGCCATCTGCGGATGCCCGGCGCCGCCTCGGATCCGCACCGGCGGGCCCGGTTGCCCCTGCACCTCGACGGTTTCCGGTCCGTGGTGGTCGACTGCGGCGGCGGCACGGTCGACATCACGGCGTACGAGTCGCACGGCGACGCCGGACCGTCCATCGCGCTGCGCGAGATCGGCCTCGCCACCGGTGGGTGGCTGGGTTCGGAATACGTCAACCAGGCCTTCCTGGACAAGACGCTCGGCGACCGCTTCGGCCAGGCGGCCTTGAAGCGGATCGAACGGGACCACCCCGGCGAGCTGCTCAAGCTGTCCGGGCAGTGGGAGCGGGCCAAGGCGACGGTAGAGCTGGACCGGGAAGCGGATGCGGTCGCCCATGCGCTGGACCCGGTGCGGATCGAGGTTCCGGTCACCGTGTGGGACCTCCTGGACGAGCCGGTGCGTGCGCGGCTGACACGCGACGCCGCAGGCCTGCCGCGGCAGATCGTGCTGCCTCCCGAGGAGGTGGAGGGGCTGCTCGACGAGAGGGTGGACGGCATCCTGGACAAGGTCGCGGAGCAGCTCGCGACCATCGGCCGGACCAGTGGCGCGGGCGCGGAGCCGGAGACCCTGGTCCTGGTCGGCGGATTCGCCCGCTCCCCGTGGCTGCGCGAGCGGATGCGGGCCCGCTTCGGCGAGCGGCACCGCATCCTCGTCCCGCCGGACCCGGCCCTCGCGGTCCTGGAGGGTGCCGTCCACTTCGCCTACCGGCCGGACGTGTTCGTCTCCCGGCAGGCCAAGTACACCTACGGCTTCGAGACGGCCAAGCCCTTCGAGGAGGGGGTCGACTCCACGATGCGCATGTACCGCGACGACGAGGGCGACCTCCTGTGCATCGGCCGTTTCGGTGTCGCGGTCCGGCGCATGGACAGCGTGCGGGTGAACGACGCCCACCCGTTCCGGATCGTGCCGGTCCGCGAGGACCAGGACGAGCTCGACGTACGCCTGTACCGCTCCGCGAAGGCCGATCCCCGGTACGTCGACGAGGACGGGTGCGAGGAGATCGGCCGGCTGACCGTCGACCTGTCCGGCACCGTCGGCAGACCGCTGCGCGAGCGTCCGATCATGCTGCTGTTCTACTTCGGCGCCGCCGAACTGCGGGTCGAGGTGTTCGACCCCGCCACCGGGGAGACCCGCCAGGTCTCCGTCGACTTCGACCGCGTATAG
- a CDS encoding GlsB/YeaQ/YmgE family stress response membrane protein, with translation MEISGIISAILIGIIIGVLGRLVVPGRQRIGILWTILVGIVAAFIGSGIAAAFGVANTKGIDWIEWIIQIGLAAVGVAALDRVKVRR, from the coding sequence ATGGAGATCTCAGGCATCATCAGTGCCATTCTCATCGGCATCATCATCGGCGTACTGGGCCGGCTCGTGGTCCCGGGACGCCAGCGCATCGGCATCCTGTGGACGATCCTCGTCGGTATCGTGGCCGCGTTCATCGGCTCGGGGATCGCCGCCGCGTTCGGAGTGGCGAACACGAAGGGCATCGACTGGATCGAGTGGATCATTCAGATCGGACTCGCGGCGGTGGGCGTGGCGGCTCTCGACCGGGTGAAGGTGCGCCGCTGA
- a CDS encoding glycoside hydrolase family 2 protein: MFHRPAPRRRSATAAVALGLLCTLSTSAWGEPRSAGPDTAARSLATPVPATAGSTTALSGYAIQSTAKVTDAASDVSSPGYPTSGWYPAGSRSTVLAALLADGKYADPFYSTNQRKIPKADFQVPWWYRSDFTVTDTTERSYLDFSGVISAADVYVNGEQVATAADVAGAYTRHEIDITSLVRSGTNTVAFRIRPNEPTKNLTMGWLDWLQPPPDQNMGIVRDVLVRRGGPVALRDAHVVTELAVPSLASADLTVKAQARNETSAAVTATVSGSIGSDASFSKTVSLAAHETKTVTFSPTDTPGLHLSAPKVWWPAGMGGQPLYGLDLTASVGGTASDTAHENFGIREVKAPLNSDGARQYSVNGRRLLIKGGGWSPDEFLRWDRTYAEDRLKYALDLGLNAIRLEGHIEPDEFFDLADRYGILTLPGWECCDKWEGNVNGSEAGEKWTAADYPVAKASMAAEAARLRDHPSVISFLIGSDFAPDATIEKNYLDALDAADWPNPVVAAASDKSSPISGSSGMKMTGPYDWIPPNYWYAKREGGATGFNSETSAGPDIPTLDTLRRMMSPAELDTLWKSPATKQYHRSPSSTFGTLKLYDDALAGRYGAPSGLTDYVRKAQLAQYENVRAQYEAYGRNATDSAKPATGVVYWMFNSGWTSLHWQLMDRYLDQGGAYFGARKANEPLHIQYSYDTRSIVVVNNRHASASGLTARVTLFNTDGTQKYDRTATGVDVDGDGAHSTPLTVPSSVSGLSTTYLARLVLTDAEGKEVSRNVYWLSTRSDTLDWAKTDWYYTPTTSYADLKGLSSMAQVPVSATASTSAGADGASRTTVTLRNTGTGRTPSLLTDVHLVDSAGKPVLPVQWSDNQVSLWPGESATLTATYRTADLHGSAPRVRVSGWNTPETTVPAVGIESK, translated from the coding sequence GTGTTCCATCGCCCTGCCCCAAGACGGCGTTCCGCCACGGCCGCCGTCGCCCTGGGCCTCCTGTGCACCCTCTCGACCAGCGCGTGGGGCGAGCCCCGGAGCGCCGGGCCCGACACGGCGGCACGCTCGCTCGCCACCCCGGTGCCCGCCACCGCGGGCAGCACCACCGCGCTGTCCGGGTACGCGATCCAGTCGACGGCCAAGGTCACGGACGCGGCGTCCGACGTCTCGAGCCCGGGCTATCCGACGAGCGGCTGGTACCCCGCGGGTTCCCGCTCCACCGTCCTCGCGGCGCTGCTCGCGGACGGGAAGTACGCCGACCCGTTCTACTCGACCAACCAGCGGAAGATCCCGAAGGCCGACTTCCAGGTCCCCTGGTGGTACCGCTCGGACTTCACGGTCACCGACACCACCGAGCGCAGCTACCTGGACTTCAGCGGGGTGATCTCGGCGGCGGACGTCTACGTCAACGGCGAGCAGGTCGCCACCGCCGCCGATGTCGCGGGCGCCTACACGCGGCACGAAATCGACATCACCTCGCTGGTGCGATCGGGCACGAACACGGTCGCCTTCCGCATCCGGCCCAACGAGCCCACCAAGAACCTGACCATGGGCTGGTTGGACTGGCTCCAGCCTCCGCCCGACCAGAACATGGGCATCGTGCGTGACGTTCTCGTCCGCCGGGGCGGTCCGGTCGCACTGCGCGACGCGCACGTCGTCACCGAGCTCGCCGTCCCCTCGCTCGCCTCCGCGGACCTGACGGTCAAGGCACAGGCCCGCAACGAGACGAGCGCTGCCGTCACAGCGACGGTGTCCGGCAGTATCGGCTCGGACGCCTCCTTCAGCAAAACCGTTTCCCTCGCCGCACACGAGACGAAGACCGTCACCTTCTCCCCCACCGACACCCCCGGCCTGCATCTGAGCGCGCCGAAGGTGTGGTGGCCCGCGGGCATGGGCGGACAGCCGCTGTACGGCCTCGACCTGACGGCCTCCGTCGGCGGCACGGCCTCGGACACCGCGCACGAGAACTTCGGCATCCGCGAGGTGAAGGCGCCCCTCAACTCCGACGGCGCCCGGCAGTACAGCGTCAACGGCCGCAGGCTGCTCATCAAGGGCGGCGGCTGGTCCCCGGACGAGTTCCTGCGCTGGGACCGGACGTATGCCGAGGACCGGCTGAAGTACGCGCTCGACCTCGGCCTCAACGCCATCCGCCTCGAAGGCCACATCGAGCCGGACGAGTTCTTCGACCTCGCCGACCGGTACGGCATCCTCACGCTGCCCGGCTGGGAGTGCTGCGACAAGTGGGAGGGGAACGTCAACGGCAGCGAGGCCGGCGAGAAGTGGACCGCGGCCGACTATCCCGTCGCCAAGGCGTCGATGGCCGCCGAGGCCGCCCGGCTGCGCGACCACCCGAGCGTCATCTCCTTCCTCATCGGCAGCGACTTCGCGCCGGACGCGACGATCGAGAAGAACTACCTCGACGCGCTGGACGCCGCCGACTGGCCGAACCCCGTGGTCGCCGCCGCTTCCGACAAGTCATCGCCGATCAGCGGCAGTTCGGGCATGAAGATGACCGGGCCCTACGACTGGATCCCGCCGAACTACTGGTACGCCAAGCGCGAGGGCGGCGCCACCGGCTTCAACTCCGAGACCAGCGCGGGCCCCGACATCCCCACCCTCGACACCCTGCGCCGCATGATGTCCCCCGCCGAGCTGGACACCCTGTGGAAGAGCCCGGCCACCAAGCAGTACCACCGCTCACCGTCGTCGACCTTCGGCACGCTCAAGCTGTACGACGACGCGCTCGCGGGACGGTACGGAGCGCCGAGCGGCCTGACCGACTACGTACGCAAGGCACAGCTCGCCCAGTACGAGAACGTACGCGCGCAGTACGAGGCGTACGGGCGCAACGCCACCGACTCCGCCAAGCCCGCGACCGGGGTCGTCTACTGGATGTTCAACAGCGGATGGACCTCGCTGCACTGGCAGTTGATGGACCGTTATCTCGACCAGGGCGGTGCCTACTTCGGGGCCAGGAAGGCGAACGAGCCGCTGCACATCCAGTACTCCTACGACACCCGTTCGATCGTCGTCGTGAACAACCGGCACGCCTCCGCGTCGGGCCTCACGGCCCGGGTCACGCTCTTCAACACAGACGGCACGCAGAAGTACGACAGGACGGCGACCGGGGTGGACGTGGACGGGGACGGCGCCCACAGCACTCCCCTCACCGTGCCGTCCTCCGTGAGCGGCCTGTCGACGACCTACCTGGCACGCCTCGTCCTCACCGACGCCGAGGGCAAGGAGGTCAGCCGCAACGTCTACTGGCTGTCCACCAGGTCCGACACCCTCGACTGGGCCAAGACCGACTGGTACTACACGCCGACGACGAGCTACGCGGACCTCAAGGGGCTCAGCTCCATGGCACAGGTGCCGGTTTCGGCGACGGCTTCGACCTCGGCCGGCGCGGACGGCGCCTCCAGGACGACGGTCACGCTGCGGAACACCGGGACGGGGCGGACGCCGTCGCTGCTGACCGACGTGCACCTCGTGGACTCGGCCGGGAAGCCCGTCCTGCCCGTTCAGTGGTCCGACAACCAGGTCAGCCTGTGGCCCGGCGAGTCGGCGACGCTCACCGCCACCTACCGGACGGCCGATCTGCACGGTTCGGCGCCCCGAGTACGGGTCTCGGGATGGAACACGCCGGAGACGACCGTCCCGGCGGTCGGCATCGAATCCAAGTGA
- a CDS encoding hydrolase, producing MLGFRKSRHRLTTATAVFGLLVAGAAVQASAAAPAAAATPHRILFDNAHAETAGNADWIISTSQPDPLGQDSSPSSETDWTGALSSWGVALQKTGDYSLKTLPSGSSLAYGGSTATDLSNFDTLVLPEPNTLFTTAEKTAIMTFVKNGGGLFMISDHTGADRNSDGEDAVEILNDLMTNNSVDSTDPFGFSIDTLDISSGYPAAISDSTNAVLHGSFGTVTKSLIADGTTATLKPADNSAVKGLVYRSGYSGNTGAFFATSTFGSGRVAFWGDSSPIDDGTGQSGNTLYDGWNDTGATNAALALNATEWLAGGSSSGGGGGGGGGGTCTAAQLLANPGFESGNTSWTATSGVITNSSGEAARTGSYKAWLNGYGSANTDTLSQPVTIPSGCAATLNFYLHVDTAETTTSTAYDTLKAQVLNSSGTVLSTLATYSNLNAASGYTLRSFDLSGYAGQTVTVKFTGTEGSTLQTSFVLDDTALNVS from the coding sequence ATGCTCGGATTCAGAAAATCCCGCCACAGACTCACCACGGCCACGGCCGTGTTCGGACTGCTCGTCGCGGGTGCGGCCGTCCAGGCGTCCGCGGCCGCTCCGGCCGCCGCCGCGACCCCGCACCGCATCCTGTTCGACAACGCCCACGCCGAGACCGCGGGCAACGCCGACTGGATCATCTCCACCAGCCAGCCCGACCCGCTCGGCCAGGACTCCTCGCCGTCCTCGGAGACCGACTGGACCGGAGCCCTCTCCTCCTGGGGTGTGGCCCTGCAGAAGACCGGCGACTACAGCCTGAAGACGCTGCCTTCGGGCTCCAGCCTGGCCTACGGCGGCTCGACGGCCACCGACCTCTCGAACTTCGACACGCTGGTGCTGCCCGAGCCCAACACGCTCTTCACGACCGCGGAGAAGACCGCGATCATGACGTTCGTGAAGAACGGCGGCGGTCTGTTCATGATCTCCGACCACACCGGCGCCGACCGCAACAGCGACGGTGAGGACGCGGTCGAGATCCTCAACGACCTGATGACCAACAACAGCGTCGACTCCACCGACCCGTTCGGCTTCTCCATCGACACCCTCGACATCAGCTCCGGCTACCCGGCGGCCATCAGCGACAGCACCAACGCGGTCCTGCACGGCTCGTTCGGCACCGTCACCAAGAGCCTGATCGCCGACGGCACCACGGCCACCCTCAAGCCGGCCGACAACTCCGCAGTCAAGGGCCTGGTCTACCGCAGCGGATACTCGGGCAACACCGGCGCCTTCTTCGCCACCAGCACCTTCGGCAGCGGCCGTGTGGCGTTCTGGGGCGACAGCTCCCCGATCGACGACGGCACCGGCCAGTCCGGCAACACCCTGTACGACGGCTGGAACGACACCGGCGCCACCAACGCCGCCCTCGCCCTGAACGCCACCGAGTGGCTCGCGGGCGGCAGCAGCAGCGGCGGCGGAGGCGGTGGAGGGGGCGGCGGCACCTGCACGGCCGCCCAGCTGCTCGCCAACCCCGGCTTCGAGTCCGGCAACACGTCCTGGACGGCGACCAGCGGTGTCATCACCAACAGCTCCGGCGAGGCGGCCCGTACGGGTTCCTACAAGGCCTGGCTGAACGGCTACGGTTCGGCCAACACGGACACGCTCTCCCAGCCGGTCACCATCCCGTCCGGCTGCGCGGCCACCCTGAACTTCTATCTCCACGTGGACACGGCCGAGACGACCACCAGCACGGCGTACGACACCCTCAAGGCCCAAGTGCTGAACAGCAGCGGCACGGTCCTGTCGACGCTCGCCACGTACTCGAACCTGAACGCCGCGTCGGGCTACACGCTGCGCAGTTTCGACCTGTCCGGCTACGCCGGGCAGACGGTCACCGTCAAGTTCACCGGCACCGAGGGCTCCACCCTGCAGACGTCGTTCGTCCTCGACGACACGGCGCTCAACGTGAGTTGA
- a CDS encoding aminoglycoside phosphotransferase family protein — protein sequence MTRTVSAWVTSGDEFLGSAGPFAVDVPWWSEVGPVVGWLEGLLGVPVLVLRLLDVEGGARGRDGHVTYHVEALERPANGLLDQRPVETVVLDGAEALRSPWARAEGLRELLDWAAGELASAGRPVSGPVVQRRTWNLSGLFRLPTARGPVWLKATPHFAADESAVIAAFAGVDPGLVPPLLGVGERRVLMEHIPGEDCWEATPETVGAAVERFVAAQAAVAAGTSGGCGVVAGVRDWRASVLEVAVRDLLDGPLAEELTEPEVRGARELAGRWELLSECGLPDTLVHGDFHPGNWRSDGGAPVVVDFADAYWGNPVLDGLRVQGFLPESGRAAAARSWVEAWKSRVPGSDPARALDLAGPLAHLTYAVRYQEFLDGIEPSERPYHRGDPADEVRAALRCAEVGG from the coding sequence GTGACAAGAACTGTGAGTGCGTGGGTGACCTCGGGTGACGAGTTCCTCGGAAGCGCGGGGCCGTTCGCCGTGGACGTTCCCTGGTGGTCCGAAGTGGGGCCGGTCGTCGGGTGGTTGGAGGGACTGCTCGGGGTGCCCGTGCTGGTACTGCGGCTGCTGGACGTGGAGGGGGGTGCCCGCGGGCGGGACGGCCATGTGACGTACCACGTCGAGGCGTTGGAGCGTCCGGCGAATGGTCTGCTGGACCAACGACCCGTCGAGACAGTGGTGTTGGACGGTGCGGAGGCGCTCAGGTCGCCGTGGGCCCGGGCGGAGGGGCTGCGCGAGCTGCTCGACTGGGCGGCCGGGGAGCTGGCTTCGGCGGGGCGGCCTGTGAGCGGTCCGGTCGTGCAGCGGCGTACCTGGAATCTGTCCGGGCTCTTTCGTCTGCCCACCGCGCGCGGTCCGGTCTGGCTCAAGGCGACACCGCACTTCGCGGCGGACGAGTCCGCCGTCATCGCCGCGTTCGCGGGGGTCGACCCGGGGCTCGTTCCTCCGCTCCTCGGCGTGGGTGAGCGGCGCGTCCTGATGGAGCACATTCCCGGTGAGGACTGCTGGGAGGCCACGCCGGAGACGGTCGGTGCGGCGGTGGAGCGGTTCGTTGCCGCGCAGGCCGCGGTCGCCGCCGGGACTTCGGGCGGGTGCGGCGTGGTGGCGGGGGTACGGGATTGGCGTGCGTCGGTTCTTGAGGTGGCGGTTCGTGATCTGCTCGACGGGCCCCTCGCTGAGGAGTTGACCGAGCCGGAGGTGCGGGGAGCTCGGGAGTTGGCCGGGCGGTGGGAGCTTCTGTCGGAGTGCGGGCTGCCCGACACGCTGGTGCACGGTGACTTCCACCCCGGGAACTGGCGAAGCGACGGTGGGGCGCCCGTCGTGGTGGACTTCGCCGATGCCTATTGGGGCAATCCCGTGCTCGACGGGCTGCGCGTCCAGGGATTCCTTCCCGAGTCGGGCCGTGCGGCGGCCGCCCGGAGCTGGGTGGAGGCCTGGAAATCGCGGGTGCCCGGCAGTGACCCGGCTCGGGCGCTCGATCTCGCCGGGCCACTGGCCCATCTCACGTACGCCGTCCGCTATCAGGAGTTCCTGGACGGCATCGAACCCTCGGAGCGGCCCTACCACCGGGGGGATCCGGCGGACGAGGTCCGGGCGGCGTTGCGTTGCGCGGAAGTCGGGGGGTGA
- a CDS encoding APC family permease, giving the protein MSGSPPPTGGFVRRVGLFQATAINMSQMCGIGPFVTIPLMVAAFGGPQAIIGFVAGAILALADGLIWAELGASMPGSGGSYVYLRQAFQYRTGRLMPFLFVWTAMLFIPLIMSTGVVGFVQYLGYLAPDMGKTTGDLIGLAVVALVVLLLWRGIEHIARITAVMWAVMITSVLLVIIAAATDFSAHLAFTYPAHAFELTSSHFWIGFAAGLTIGIYDYLGYNTTAYMGAEIKDPGRTLPRSIIFSILGIMAIYLLLQIGTLGVIDWNRMTDPTDIASTSVASAVLEKTWGKGAADTVTVLILITAFASVFTGLLGGSRVPYDAARDRVFFRPYAKLHPKHRFPMLGLATMGVITAIGFLIGRHTDLATLIQLLTTVMVIVQALAQIVALSVLRKRRPTLHRPYKMWLYPIPSLLALVGWLTIYGYADKNSPGRHPIEWSLAWVALGCVAFVVWANLEKVWPFGPKEIKEEYLTPLTPDTEPVGT; this is encoded by the coding sequence ATGTCCGGTAGCCCGCCACCCACCGGCGGTTTCGTCCGCCGCGTCGGCCTGTTCCAGGCCACCGCCATCAACATGAGCCAGATGTGCGGCATCGGCCCGTTCGTGACGATCCCGCTGATGGTCGCCGCGTTCGGCGGCCCGCAGGCGATCATCGGCTTCGTCGCGGGCGCGATCCTGGCCCTCGCGGACGGCCTGATCTGGGCCGAGCTGGGCGCGTCCATGCCCGGCTCCGGCGGCAGTTACGTGTATCTCCGCCAGGCCTTCCAGTACCGCACCGGACGCCTCATGCCGTTCCTGTTCGTCTGGACGGCCATGCTCTTCATCCCCCTGATCATGTCCACCGGCGTGGTCGGCTTCGTCCAGTACCTCGGCTACCTGGCCCCCGACATGGGCAAGACGACGGGCGACCTCATCGGCCTGGCCGTCGTCGCCCTCGTGGTGCTGCTCCTGTGGCGCGGAATCGAACACATCGCCCGCATCACGGCGGTCATGTGGGCGGTCATGATCACCTCGGTCCTCCTGGTGATCATCGCCGCGGCCACCGACTTCAGTGCCCACCTGGCCTTCACCTATCCGGCGCACGCCTTCGAACTGACCAGCAGCCACTTCTGGATCGGCTTCGCCGCGGGCCTGACCATCGGCATCTACGACTACCTGGGCTACAACACCACCGCGTACATGGGCGCCGAGATCAAGGATCCGGGCCGCACCCTGCCCCGCTCCATCATCTTCTCCATCCTCGGCATCATGGCGATCTACCTCCTCCTGCAGATCGGCACCCTCGGCGTCATCGACTGGAACCGCATGACCGATCCGACGGACATCGCCTCCACCTCCGTCGCCTCGGCCGTCCTCGAAAAGACCTGGGGCAAGGGAGCCGCCGACACGGTCACGGTCCTCATCCTCATCACCGCGTTCGCCTCGGTCTTCACCGGACTCCTCGGCGGCTCGCGCGTCCCCTACGACGCCGCCCGCGACCGCGTCTTCTTCCGCCCGTACGCCAAGCTGCACCCCAAGCACCGCTTCCCGATGCTCGGCCTGGCGACCATGGGCGTCATCACGGCGATCGGCTTCCTCATCGGCCGCCACACCGACCTGGCCACCCTGATCCAACTCCTCACCACCGTCATGGTGATCGTCCAGGCCCTGGCCCAGATCGTCGCCCTGTCCGTCCTGCGCAAGCGCCGGCCCACCCTCCATCGCCCCTACAAGATGTGGCTCTACCCGATCCCCAGCCTCCTCGCCCTCGTCGGCTGGCTCACGATCTACGGCTACGCCGACAAGAACTCCCCGGGCCGCCACCCCATCGAATGGTCACTGGCCTGGGTGGCCCTGGGCTGCGTCGCCTTCGTCGTCTGGGCGAACCTGGAAAAGGTGTGGCCCTTCGGCCCGAAGGAGATCAAGGAGGAGTACCTGACCCCTTTGACCCCGGACACGGAGCCCGTCGGCACGTGA
- a CDS encoding ROK family transcriptional regulator: protein MRENGAMPASDAIAQPEQPWNRQRLRSTNERLLLDRLRTGGAASRAQLARETGLSKPTVSSALAALEEAGLVREAGTHAPERGRVAVLYAPDPAAGYALGIDIGRSWLRVAVADLDGGVVARADVRNRARSSGAMADLVVSTARQVVANSGVGAHEVAHAVVGTPGVYDEERRRVRYAMHLPGWGRAGLFDRMREELGIPLEVHNDANLAALGEYTYGVAAGSRLFTYILIGTGLGMGVVSEGRLFTGARGGAGEIGFLPWPGRQKPETLEDAVSGEAVVEAARQFGMTGQLTAKAVFDAAREGDPAAVRAVRLEGERIAYTVAAAAAVLDPDLVVLGGGVGHSIDLLLRPVRETLRTLTPLRPKIVPSRLGEDAVLLGAVATALGTARDVVFERRSAS from the coding sequence ATGCGTGAGAATGGAGCGATGCCCGCCAGCGACGCCATAGCGCAGCCCGAACAGCCCTGGAACCGGCAGCGGCTGCGCAGCACCAATGAGCGGCTGCTGCTCGACCGGCTGCGCACGGGCGGTGCCGCCTCGCGGGCTCAGCTCGCGCGGGAGACGGGGCTGTCGAAGCCGACGGTCTCCAGCGCGCTCGCGGCGCTGGAGGAGGCGGGGCTGGTGCGTGAGGCGGGCACGCACGCACCCGAGCGCGGCCGGGTGGCGGTGCTCTACGCGCCGGATCCCGCGGCCGGGTACGCGCTCGGCATCGACATCGGGCGCAGCTGGCTGCGGGTGGCGGTCGCCGATCTGGACGGCGGTGTGGTCGCCCGCGCCGATGTGCGCAATCGGGCGCGCAGTTCGGGCGCCATGGCCGACCTCGTCGTTTCCACCGCCCGCCAGGTCGTCGCCAACTCCGGCGTGGGAGCGCACGAGGTGGCGCACGCGGTGGTGGGCACGCCGGGCGTGTACGACGAGGAACGGCGCCGGGTGCGGTACGCGATGCATCTGCCCGGGTGGGGCCGCGCGGGCCTGTTCGACCGGATGCGCGAGGAGTTGGGCATCCCGCTGGAGGTGCACAACGACGCGAACCTCGCGGCGCTCGGCGAGTACACGTACGGCGTCGCCGCGGGCAGCCGGCTGTTCACGTACATCCTGATCGGCACCGGTCTCGGCATGGGCGTGGTGAGCGAGGGGCGGCTGTTCACGGGGGCGCGCGGCGGGGCCGGGGAGATCGGGTTCCTGCCGTGGCCGGGGCGGCAGAAGCCGGAGACGCTGGAGGACGCGGTGTCGGGGGAGGCCGTCGTCGAGGCCGCGCGGCAGTTCGGTATGACCGGCCAGCTCACGGCCAAGGCCGTGTTCGACGCGGCGCGCGAAGGAGACCCGGCCGCGGTGCGGGCGGTACGGCTGGAGGGTGAGCGGATCGCCTATACGGTGGCCGCGGCCGCCGCGGTGCTCGATCCCGATCTGGTGGTGCTCGGCGGCGGCGTGGGCCACAGCATCGACCTGCTGCTGCGGCCCGTGCGCGAGACCCTGCGTACGCTCACGCCCCTGCGTCCGAAGATCGTGCCGAGTCGGCTGGGCGAGGACGCGGTTCTGCTGGGCGCGGTGGCGACGGCCCTCGGGACCGCGAGGGACGTGGTGTTCGAGCGACGCTCGGCGTCCTGA